The proteins below are encoded in one region of Tomitella fengzijianii:
- a CDS encoding class I adenylate-forming enzyme family protein, with product MTDFTGLPETFWGLLAHRAALTPDATMLVDEKGRSETFAAVLHEAERVAAGLLEIGVREGDTVSWQLPTRIETVVLSFALARIGATQNPIIPVYRSREVAAMVRQCDARWFITVEEFRGFAHGALARELAHSSGIEALVLGGTMPQGDPGALPPPPRSGSDIRWIYTTSGTTSEPKGVCHSDSSLIAGGLGLADATKLVSSDVTTIFYPYAHIGGPDMMVAVLAVGMHTVLMEIFEPAAAMALQRAAGVTMSGGGTPFYLLYMEQQLAHGSEPLVPTLKSLSGGGSPMPEWVYHDVRDAMGIQVLHGYGMTECPMIAQGGPDDDPERLATTAGRPVLGCEVEIRGDDGEPLGRGEAGKVLVRGSMLFHHYLVDGEIDVPHDADGWFPTGDVGYLTPDGHVVLVGREKDLIIRKGESISPMEIEDVLKGHPSIADTAVIGMPDPVRGERICAVIELIADSEPPTIDDLRTLCLEAGLAPFKAPEQVEVVRSMPRTPTMKIRKQELRQHLQPAGTDDSGRFHAAVSTG from the coding sequence ATGACTGATTTCACCGGACTTCCGGAGACTTTCTGGGGCCTGCTCGCCCACCGTGCCGCGCTGACCCCCGATGCGACGATGCTCGTCGACGAGAAGGGCAGGAGCGAGACGTTCGCGGCAGTGCTGCACGAGGCGGAACGCGTCGCCGCCGGACTGCTGGAAATCGGTGTGCGCGAGGGCGACACGGTGAGTTGGCAGCTGCCCACCCGGATCGAGACGGTGGTACTGAGCTTTGCGCTCGCCAGGATCGGTGCGACGCAGAACCCGATCATCCCCGTCTACCGCAGCCGCGAGGTCGCGGCGATGGTCCGGCAATGCGACGCCCGGTGGTTCATCACCGTGGAGGAGTTCCGCGGATTCGCGCATGGCGCCCTGGCCCGGGAGCTGGCACATTCGAGCGGGATCGAGGCACTGGTCCTCGGCGGCACTATGCCGCAAGGCGATCCCGGCGCGTTGCCGCCGCCACCGCGGTCCGGGTCGGACATCCGGTGGATCTACACGACGTCCGGCACCACCTCGGAGCCGAAGGGTGTGTGCCATTCGGACTCCTCGCTGATCGCCGGCGGACTCGGGCTGGCCGACGCCACCAAGCTGGTGAGCAGCGACGTGACGACGATCTTCTATCCCTACGCGCACATCGGCGGCCCCGACATGATGGTCGCGGTCCTCGCCGTCGGCATGCACACCGTGCTGATGGAGATCTTCGAGCCGGCGGCGGCGATGGCACTGCAGCGCGCGGCGGGCGTCACCATGTCGGGCGGCGGCACACCCTTCTATCTGCTGTACATGGAACAGCAATTGGCACACGGGTCCGAGCCCCTCGTACCCACGCTCAAGAGCCTTTCGGGCGGCGGTTCGCCCATGCCTGAATGGGTCTACCACGACGTCCGCGACGCCATGGGAATCCAGGTCCTGCACGGATACGGCATGACGGAGTGCCCGATGATCGCGCAGGGGGGCCCGGACGACGATCCCGAACGGCTCGCGACGACGGCAGGCCGGCCGGTGCTGGGATGCGAGGTCGAGATCCGCGGGGACGACGGCGAGCCCCTCGGGCGCGGCGAAGCAGGGAAGGTGCTGGTGCGCGGATCGATGCTGTTCCACCACTACCTCGTCGACGGCGAGATCGACGTGCCCCACGATGCCGACGGCTGGTTCCCCACCGGCGACGTGGGATACCTGACGCCGGACGGGCACGTCGTGCTGGTCGGGCGCGAGAAGGACCTCATCATCCGGAAGGGTGAATCGATCAGCCCGATGGAGATCGAGGACGTGCTCAAGGGCCATCCGTCCATCGCGGACACCGCAGTGATCGGCATGCCGGACCCGGTCCGCGGGGAACGGATCTGCGCGGTCATCGAACTCATCGCCGACAGTGAACCACCGACGATCGACGACCTGCGGACCCTGTGCCTCGAGGCCGGTCTCGCGCCGTTCAAGGCGCCGGAACAGGTCGAGGTGGTTCGCTCGATGCCCAGGACCCCGACGATGAAGATTCGCAAACAGGAACTGCGGCAACACCTTCAGCCTGCCGGCACGGACGATTCGGGCCGGTTCCACGCAGCTGTGAGTACCGGGTGA
- a CDS encoding flavin-containing monooxygenase, translating into MPEAQPDRDYIERAVAYANTNALRVALYQVTRDPEVRAVPARRVMAAGSESVQIDDDGVALIRRKAVEYLLEHAGEAAPEEVPDKELDELVQMAEAREIPPFELDMRRLLPSFGRVPHRARWSKDDLTPAGFSVAIVGGGFAGLAMAMQLEQLGVPYRLFERRAEVGGVWSINRYPDARVDTLSAIYQFGFEKKYAWTEHFARQSEVRGYLDHVAHEHGIEDKIRFGHDVRDAWYDENADEWHLSIEVDGKRTVEHTAQVVVTASGLFATPKALDIPGIETFGGRVLHTTEWDESIEYQGRRVAVIGNGSTGVQILARLADDAESVAVCQRTPQWIMPRPGYGAPIEDELRWLIDAMPCYWNWDKFVAGMSSTDLYEQLLVDHEWIRAGGQVSERNDALRAVLEGYIAQQVGGREDLIGRLIPDYPPMTRRPVVDNDWYASLTRENVELVTEGIESIDETGLRFADGSHREVDLIVTAVGFQAQKYLWPTRYRGRGGRTLEEAWAEEGAKAYLGMTVPDFPNLFMLYGPNSQPVASGTGLPCWFEIWTRYIGEALVMMLEGGHSAMSVRPEVFEKYNSLIDDEARRLVYLLDDSAFKKNYYVNDWGRLQSLAPFTGEHLFSMSANVDPDDFEFTGAPRSG; encoded by the coding sequence ATGCCGGAAGCACAACCGGATCGTGATTACATCGAACGGGCGGTGGCCTACGCGAACACCAACGCGCTCCGCGTCGCGCTCTACCAGGTGACCAGGGACCCGGAAGTGCGTGCCGTACCGGCCAGACGCGTGATGGCCGCAGGGTCCGAATCGGTTCAGATCGATGACGACGGCGTCGCCCTGATCCGGCGGAAGGCCGTGGAGTACCTGCTGGAGCACGCGGGAGAGGCTGCCCCGGAAGAGGTTCCGGACAAGGAACTCGATGAGCTCGTCCAGATGGCCGAGGCACGCGAGATTCCGCCCTTCGAACTCGACATGCGGCGACTTCTCCCCAGCTTCGGCCGGGTCCCGCACCGGGCGCGGTGGTCGAAGGACGACCTGACGCCGGCAGGATTCTCCGTCGCGATCGTCGGCGGCGGATTCGCCGGCCTGGCGATGGCCATGCAACTGGAACAGCTCGGTGTGCCGTACCGGCTCTTCGAGCGCCGCGCCGAGGTCGGCGGCGTGTGGAGCATCAACCGTTATCCGGATGCGCGGGTCGATACGCTCAGCGCGATCTACCAGTTCGGCTTCGAGAAGAAGTACGCCTGGACGGAGCACTTCGCGCGGCAGAGCGAAGTCCGCGGATACCTGGATCATGTGGCGCATGAGCACGGCATCGAAGACAAGATCCGGTTCGGCCATGATGTGCGCGACGCCTGGTACGACGAGAACGCGGACGAATGGCATCTCAGCATTGAAGTCGATGGCAAGCGCACCGTCGAGCACACGGCGCAGGTCGTCGTCACGGCGAGCGGCCTGTTCGCGACCCCCAAGGCACTCGACATCCCCGGTATCGAGACCTTCGGCGGCCGCGTGCTCCACACCACCGAGTGGGACGAATCGATCGAGTACCAGGGCCGGCGTGTGGCGGTGATCGGCAACGGGTCCACCGGGGTGCAGATCCTTGCGCGCCTGGCCGACGATGCGGAATCCGTCGCGGTATGCCAGCGGACTCCGCAGTGGATAATGCCGCGTCCCGGATACGGCGCGCCGATCGAAGACGAGCTGCGATGGCTGATCGACGCGATGCCGTGCTACTGGAACTGGGACAAGTTCGTGGCGGGGATGAGTTCCACCGATCTGTACGAGCAGTTGCTGGTGGACCATGAATGGATCCGCGCCGGAGGCCAGGTCAGTGAACGAAACGACGCCCTGCGCGCCGTGCTCGAAGGATATATCGCACAGCAGGTGGGCGGGCGCGAGGATCTGATCGGGCGGCTGATCCCGGACTACCCGCCCATGACACGGCGGCCTGTGGTCGACAACGACTGGTACGCGTCGCTGACCCGCGAGAACGTCGAGCTGGTCACCGAGGGGATCGAGTCGATCGACGAGACCGGGCTGCGGTTCGCGGACGGCAGCCACCGGGAGGTGGACCTGATCGTGACCGCGGTGGGGTTCCAGGCCCAGAAGTACCTGTGGCCGACCCGGTACCGGGGCCGCGGCGGGAGGACGCTCGAGGAAGCCTGGGCCGAGGAGGGCGCGAAGGCCTACCTGGGCATGACCGTCCCCGATTTCCCCAACTTGTTCATGCTCTACGGGCCCAACTCCCAGCCCGTCGCCAGCGGAACCGGCCTCCCGTGCTGGTTCGAGATCTGGACCCGCTACATCGGCGAGGCCCTCGTGATGATGCTCGAGGGCGGCCATTCCGCGATGTCGGTACGCCCGGAGGTGTTCGAGAAGTACAACAGCCTGATCGACGACGAAGCCCGCCGTCTCGTCTACCTGTTGGACGATTCCGCGTTCAAGAAGAACTACTACGTCAACGATTGGGGACGTCTCCAGTCGCTCGCCCCGTTCACCGGCGAACATCTGTTCTCGATGTCCGCCAATGTGGACCCGGACGATTTCGAGTTCACCGGTGCGCCCCGCAGTGGATAG
- a CDS encoding ferredoxin--NADP reductase — translation MGDPGDAHPVLLVRDVIDETSDARSIVLEVPEGGHDAFSYSPGQFLTFRIPSEQTGSVARSYSLSSAPGIDEHLKVTVKRTAGGYGSNWLCDNIAPGDGVVVLPPSGRFTPKSLDGDLLLLAAGSGITPVMSILKTTMKCGSGRVRLFYANRDADAVIFDAELQDLQRQYRARLVVEHWLDDRSGHPDSEVVRRTAEALPHGDAFVCGPAPFMDLVARGLAAAGFERARVHRETFSSLSGNPFAETAPHVGDVASGKPIGAEGAVGGGAAAVVHLEGRVHEFTWARDRSLVDALLERGVDVPHSCRSGECGSCACTILTGEVRMENSEILDPQDVEDGYFLGCQARPVSDSVEVEF, via the coding sequence GTGGGCGACCCAGGTGACGCGCACCCGGTACTGCTGGTCCGGGACGTCATCGATGAGACATCCGATGCCCGGTCGATCGTCCTGGAGGTGCCCGAGGGCGGCCATGACGCGTTCAGCTACAGCCCCGGTCAGTTCCTCACCTTCAGAATCCCATCGGAACAGACCGGCTCCGTGGCGCGGTCGTACTCGCTGTCGAGCGCTCCGGGCATCGATGAGCACCTCAAGGTCACCGTCAAACGCACGGCCGGCGGATACGGATCGAACTGGCTCTGCGACAACATCGCGCCCGGGGATGGCGTCGTCGTATTGCCTCCGTCCGGCCGCTTCACGCCGAAGTCCCTGGACGGCGACCTGCTGCTGCTCGCGGCGGGAAGCGGAATCACCCCGGTGATGTCCATCCTCAAGACAACGATGAAGTGCGGCTCCGGCCGGGTGCGCCTGTTCTACGCGAACCGCGATGCCGATGCCGTCATTTTCGATGCGGAGCTGCAGGATCTGCAGCGGCAGTATCGGGCCCGGCTCGTCGTCGAACACTGGCTGGACGACCGGAGCGGACACCCGGATTCCGAGGTTGTCAGGCGCACAGCGGAGGCCCTCCCGCATGGGGACGCGTTCGTCTGCGGTCCGGCACCCTTCATGGACCTCGTGGCCCGCGGGCTGGCCGCCGCCGGTTTCGAGCGGGCCCGGGTACACCGTGAGACCTTCAGTTCGCTGTCCGGGAATCCATTCGCCGAAACCGCCCCCCATGTCGGAGATGTCGCGTCCGGGAAGCCGATCGGCGCGGAGGGCGCAGTGGGCGGGGGAGCGGCCGCCGTAGTGCATCTCGAAGGAAGGGTGCACGAATTCACCTGGGCGCGGGACCGCTCGCTGGTCGACGCCCTTCTTGAGCGCGGAGTGGATGTGCCGCACTCATGCCGGTCCGGCGAATGCGGGTCCTGCGCCTGCACGATCCTCACCGGCGAGGTCCGCATGGAGAACTCGGAGATTCTCGATCCGCAGGACGTCGAGGACGGATACTTCCTCGGTTGCCAGGCGCGGCCGGTGTCGGACTCGGTGGAGGTCGAGTTCTGA
- a CDS encoding IclR family transcriptional regulator, whose protein sequence is MIERVAVAEPVDRVPMDSGAVGAQFGAQCPGRDASGSGVDWSVSPLRQNPRSMLHRVTAILSCFLHEWERLCLNDIVERTGLPRSTTHRILDSLVSLEWLTYDPPNYRLGGRPLLFAGQTRNHLGIRSAASPHLMELHERTGLVVTLSVIEGADTIVLDVVGARSRRDSVARIGDRRMAFKGISGRAILSTMEPEIVDAVVQGHLPSRVGGTVWTRQRLHGELSRIRHRYGVSIERTTDSSRCAGAARAIPDRFGVTAAVSLQASSAVPAARRGVPKWPMPLLVDSTRRIADEVSRDRDAWV, encoded by the coding sequence ATGATCGAACGCGTTGCGGTGGCCGAGCCCGTGGACCGTGTCCCGATGGACAGCGGCGCTGTCGGCGCCCAGTTCGGCGCACAGTGTCCCGGCAGGGATGCGAGCGGGTCCGGCGTGGATTGGTCGGTCTCCCCACTGCGGCAGAACCCCAGGTCGATGCTGCATCGGGTCACGGCGATCCTGTCCTGCTTCCTGCACGAGTGGGAACGGCTCTGCCTCAACGACATCGTCGAGCGCACCGGTCTGCCGCGTTCGACCACGCATCGGATCCTGGATTCATTGGTGAGTCTGGAATGGCTGACATACGACCCGCCGAATTACCGACTCGGCGGGAGGCCCCTGCTGTTCGCCGGCCAGACGCGGAACCACCTCGGAATCCGCAGCGCCGCGAGCCCGCATCTGATGGAACTGCATGAGCGCACCGGCCTCGTCGTCACCTTGAGCGTGATCGAGGGGGCGGACACGATCGTGCTGGACGTGGTCGGGGCCCGATCACGTCGCGACAGCGTCGCGCGGATCGGTGATCGCCGGATGGCGTTCAAGGGGATATCCGGGCGCGCGATCCTGTCGACGATGGAGCCGGAGATCGTCGATGCCGTCGTGCAGGGACACCTCCCGAGCAGGGTCGGCGGCACGGTGTGGACGAGGCAGCGTCTGCACGGGGAGTTGAGCCGGATACGCCACCGGTATGGCGTATCGATCGAACGGACGACGGACTCGTCACGGTGTGCGGGAGCAGCGCGCGCCATACCCGACCGGTTCGGGGTGACGGCCGCGGTCTCGCTGCAGGCCTCGTCGGCCGTACCTGCGGCTCGGCGGGGTGTGCCGAAGTGGCCGATGCCGCTTCTCGTCGATAGCACACGTCGCATCGCCGACGAAGTGTCCCGTGACCGCGATGCATGGGTCTGA
- a CDS encoding TetR family transcriptional regulator, protein MPRVGEAREAAEPASADQRLRYRRILSAAAKLGSEKELERVQMNEVAREAGVAIATLYRYFPSKTHLFVRVMIDQIDRLNASAVRSAGPSASPQDRICEVLLQATRALLRRPTLGNSMILAVSAARAATIPDVSTVDRHFRDTILAAAGIDVERVTEREFVPVRVLMYAWFGLVQACLNGRLSVPDAESDIRVACRMLLSDLPAGSSEGF, encoded by the coding sequence GTGCCGAGGGTAGGCGAGGCCAGAGAGGCTGCGGAACCCGCCTCGGCCGATCAACGGCTGCGGTACCGGCGCATTCTGAGCGCGGCAGCGAAGTTGGGTTCCGAGAAGGAACTCGAGCGTGTGCAGATGAATGAAGTCGCCAGAGAGGCGGGCGTGGCGATTGCCACGCTCTATCGCTATTTTCCGTCTAAGACGCACCTGTTCGTGCGGGTGATGATCGACCAGATCGATCGGTTGAACGCGTCGGCGGTGCGCAGCGCGGGCCCGTCGGCATCCCCCCAGGATCGGATCTGCGAGGTCCTCCTCCAGGCCACGCGCGCACTGCTCCGTCGTCCGACGCTCGGCAATTCCATGATCCTGGCGGTGAGCGCCGCGCGCGCGGCGACGATCCCCGACGTCTCGACGGTCGACCGGCACTTCCGGGACACGATCCTCGCCGCTGCCGGCATCGACGTGGAGCGGGTGACCGAACGCGAGTTCGTGCCGGTGCGGGTACTGATGTACGCGTGGTTCGGCCTGGTCCAAGCCTGCCTGAACGGACGGCTTTCCGTTCCGGACGCGGAGTCCGATATCCGCGTCGCCTGCAGGATGCTGTTGTCGGATCTCCCTGCCGGTTCGTCCGAGGGATTCTGA
- a CDS encoding steroid 3-ketoacyl-CoA thiolase, whose amino-acid sequence MPEAVIIDAARTPIGRRSGALSGVHPASLLGVAQHAVLDRTGIASEQIGQVVGGAVTQAGEQSNNVTRNAWLHRGLPYSTAATTIDCACGSSQQAVHMVSGLIASGQISAGIGCGVEAMSRVFLGQAGTPGTGRPHPDDWAVDMGDQFTSAERIASLRGITRADTDAFGAESQRRAAAAWAEGRFDREIVPVEAPVPGEDGGPAGTATVSRDEGLRETTVAGLAKLKAVVDGGIHTAGSSSQISDGAAAVLLASEEKAAELGVRPRARILASTLVGSDPYYHLDGPIDSTSDVLERTGMSLSDIDIVEINETFASVVLSWARHFDADMGKVNVNGGAIALGHPVGSTGARLITTALHELERSDCSTALITMCAGGALSTATIIERI is encoded by the coding sequence ATGCCTGAAGCCGTGATCATCGATGCTGCGCGGACACCGATCGGGCGCCGATCCGGCGCACTGTCGGGTGTCCACCCTGCATCCCTTCTGGGGGTGGCCCAGCATGCGGTACTCGACCGGACGGGGATCGCGTCCGAGCAGATCGGTCAGGTCGTGGGAGGTGCGGTCACCCAGGCCGGCGAGCAATCAAACAACGTCACCCGCAACGCGTGGCTGCACCGGGGCCTCCCCTATTCCACCGCCGCAACCACGATCGACTGCGCATGCGGATCTTCGCAGCAGGCGGTGCATATGGTCTCCGGGTTGATCGCGTCCGGCCAGATCTCGGCGGGGATCGGTTGCGGGGTCGAGGCGATGAGCCGCGTGTTCCTGGGCCAGGCCGGGACCCCGGGCACCGGCAGGCCGCACCCGGACGACTGGGCCGTGGACATGGGCGACCAGTTCACGTCAGCCGAGCGGATCGCCTCCCTCCGCGGAATCACGCGAGCCGACACGGACGCATTCGGCGCCGAATCGCAACGGCGCGCCGCTGCGGCCTGGGCCGAAGGGCGGTTCGACCGCGAAATCGTCCCGGTGGAGGCCCCCGTGCCCGGCGAGGACGGCGGACCGGCCGGGACGGCGACGGTATCGCGTGACGAAGGGCTTCGCGAGACGACCGTGGCCGGGCTCGCCAAGCTCAAGGCAGTGGTGGACGGCGGGATCCATACGGCGGGTTCATCATCACAGATCAGCGACGGCGCCGCCGCCGTACTGCTTGCCAGCGAGGAGAAGGCCGCGGAGCTGGGCGTGCGCCCGCGAGCGCGGATTCTGGCGTCGACGCTGGTCGGTTCGGATCCGTACTACCACCTCGACGGTCCCATCGATTCGACCAGCGACGTCCTGGAACGCACGGGAATGTCGCTGAGCGACATAGACATCGTCGAGATCAACGAGACCTTCGCGTCGGTCGTGCTCTCGTGGGCGCGGCACTTCGATGCGGATATGGGCAAGGTCAACGTCAACGGCGGCGCGATCGCGCTCGGGCATCCCGTCGGATCCACCGGCGCGCGATTGATCACGACGGCTCTGCACGAACTGGAGCGTTCGGACTGTTCCACTGCGCTGATCACCATGTGCGCGGGGGGCGCGCTGTCGACGGCGACCATCATCGAACGCATCTGA
- a CDS encoding acyl-CoA dehydrogenase, giving the protein MTLALSAEEHELRDLVRRWAARHAPPDVVRAAVEAEKEVRPDYWRSLADLGMLGLHLPQEHGGGGFGFVELAVVAEELSRAMVPGPFLPTVIVSAVLSDAGMVEELPGLADGSRYGAVALQPGTLTVVRDGARSRLTGESGPVLGGQVGDVFLLAADDGGRTVFVAVDRALLEVTDVRSHDLVRRNAIASADGADLDAGAILRPESGRVVDIAVTLFAAEAAGIAAWATTTAAEYAAARRQFGRVIGQFQGVKHKVARMFGMAEQARVTAWDAARALGDRTGAGESALAAAVAAAVAPDAAFQAAKGCVQVLGGIGYTWEHDAHLYLRRAQTLRILAGAGAHWRRRVADLTTGGTRRRLEVELPPESAELRAGVRTELAPACGLDDAGRKRYLAEKGYTSPHLPTPWGKGAGPVAQVVIAQELRRAGLRPHDMIIGDWVVPTLLAHGDEEQVRRFLPGSLSGGITWCQLFSEPGAGSDLAGLSTKAVKVDGGWLLSGQKVWTSKARDADWGVCLARSDGDVPKHKGLSYFLIDMNNSEGVDIRPLREMTGEALFNEIFLDDVFVPDDCLVGDPGDGWTLARTTLANERVALSNDSSLGSGGEALVDLAATMPGGLDAEQRTLLGQVLCDAQSLGLMGLRTALRSLAGAQPGAESSVAKLLGVEHIQQVWEVAMEWAGPSSLYGDHDRASATHMFLNSQCMSIAGGTTNIQLNIIGERILKLPRDPAPAR; this is encoded by the coding sequence ATGACTCTAGCGCTGAGCGCCGAGGAACACGAGCTGCGCGATTTAGTGCGGCGATGGGCCGCACGGCACGCGCCGCCGGACGTGGTCCGCGCGGCCGTGGAGGCCGAGAAGGAGGTGCGCCCCGACTACTGGAGGTCCCTGGCCGACTTGGGGATGCTCGGATTGCATCTGCCGCAGGAGCATGGCGGAGGCGGATTCGGGTTCGTCGAACTCGCCGTCGTGGCGGAGGAACTGTCCCGGGCCATGGTGCCCGGCCCGTTTCTTCCCACTGTCATCGTGTCGGCCGTCTTGAGCGACGCCGGCATGGTCGAAGAGCTCCCCGGCCTGGCCGACGGCAGCCGCTACGGCGCGGTCGCATTGCAGCCGGGAACTCTCACAGTCGTACGCGATGGTGCACGGTCGCGGCTTACCGGCGAATCGGGACCCGTGCTCGGCGGCCAGGTGGGAGACGTCTTCCTGCTCGCCGCCGACGATGGCGGCCGCACCGTGTTCGTCGCGGTCGATCGAGCGCTCCTCGAGGTCACCGACGTCCGGAGCCATGACCTGGTACGCCGCAATGCGATCGCCTCCGCCGACGGTGCAGACCTCGACGCCGGAGCGATCCTGCGACCGGAATCCGGTCGTGTCGTGGACATCGCGGTGACGCTGTTCGCTGCGGAGGCCGCCGGGATCGCCGCGTGGGCGACCACGACAGCCGCGGAGTACGCCGCAGCACGGCGTCAGTTCGGACGCGTCATCGGGCAATTCCAGGGAGTCAAGCACAAGGTCGCCCGCATGTTCGGCATGGCCGAGCAGGCACGCGTGACCGCCTGGGATGCCGCGCGTGCCCTGGGGGACCGAACCGGCGCCGGCGAGTCGGCGCTCGCGGCCGCGGTCGCCGCCGCTGTGGCGCCTGATGCCGCCTTCCAGGCCGCGAAAGGATGCGTGCAGGTCCTCGGCGGAATCGGCTATACCTGGGAGCACGATGCGCACCTTTACCTGCGCCGCGCCCAGACCCTCCGCATCCTTGCGGGGGCCGGCGCGCACTGGCGGCGCAGGGTGGCGGACCTCACCACCGGGGGCACGCGACGGCGGCTCGAGGTCGAGCTGCCCCCGGAGTCCGCGGAGCTGCGCGCCGGGGTACGCACCGAGCTCGCCCCCGCGTGCGGCCTCGACGACGCCGGCCGGAAGCGTTATCTGGCGGAGAAGGGTTACACGTCGCCGCACCTGCCCACGCCGTGGGGGAAAGGCGCGGGGCCGGTGGCCCAGGTGGTGATCGCCCAGGAGCTCCGCCGCGCCGGCCTGCGCCCGCACGACATGATCATCGGCGACTGGGTGGTGCCCACTCTGCTCGCGCACGGCGACGAGGAGCAGGTCCGACGCTTCCTCCCCGGGTCGCTGAGCGGAGGGATCACCTGGTGCCAGCTGTTCTCCGAGCCCGGCGCCGGTTCCGACCTGGCCGGGCTGTCGACCAAGGCGGTCAAGGTCGACGGCGGCTGGCTCCTGTCCGGCCAGAAAGTCTGGACGTCGAAGGCACGCGACGCGGACTGGGGGGTCTGCCTGGCACGCAGCGACGGCGATGTCCCGAAGCACAAGGGGCTGTCGTACTTCCTCATCGATATGAACAACAGCGAGGGAGTCGACATCCGTCCGCTCCGGGAGATGACCGGCGAGGCGCTGTTCAACGAGATCTTCCTCGACGACGTGTTCGTACCGGATGATTGCCTCGTCGGTGATCCGGGTGACGGATGGACGCTCGCCCGCACCACGCTCGCCAACGAGCGGGTGGCGCTGTCGAACGACTCGTCCCTCGGCTCCGGCGGTGAGGCGCTCGTGGACTTGGCGGCCACGATGCCCGGCGGCCTGGACGCGGAACAGCGGACGTTGCTGGGTCAGGTGCTGTGCGACGCGCAGAGCCTCGGCCTGATGGGTCTGCGCACCGCCCTGCGGTCGCTGGCCGGAGCGCAGCCGGGCGCGGAGTCGTCGGTGGCGAAACTGCTCGGGGTCGAGCACATCCAGCAGGTGTGGGAGGTCGCCATGGAGTGGGCCGGCCCGTCGTCGCTGTACGGCGATCACGACCGGGCCTCCGCGACGCACATGTTCTTGAACTCTCAGTGCATGTCGATCGCAGGCGGCACAACCAACATCCAGTTGAACATCATCGGTGAACGCATCTTGAAACTTCCCCGGGATCCGGCCCCCGCGCGCTGA